The genomic window TAATCGCATCGTCATTAATCCTACCATTCGCAGTGGAAAACCTTGTATCATTAATACTCGTATTGCCGTAGCTGACATTTTCGACTATTTAGGGGGAGGGATGACCATTGAAGAAATATTAGATGATTTTCCTGATCTAACCCTTGAAGATATACAAGCTTGTTTTGCTTTTGCTGCTGATCGAGATCGACGCTTAACAACGATTCCCCATGAAATTCCTATTTGATGAAAATTTATCTCCTAAACTACCGACTATTTTAGCTGTACATTTTCCTAATAGTATTAAGGAACAAATTAACAGATTTAATAATCATCCAT from Crocosphaera subtropica ATCC 51142 includes these protein-coding regions:
- a CDS encoding DUF433 domain-containing protein, yielding MNYRNRIVINPTIRSGKPCIINTRIAVADIFDYLGGGMTIEEILDDFPDLTLEDIQACFAFAADRDRRLTTIPHEIPI